A stretch of the Halomonas sp. CH40 genome encodes the following:
- a CDS encoding type II toxin-antitoxin system prevent-host-death family antitoxin: MRIVSFTQARNSLKAVLDSVVDDADTVVITRRDSEDAVVMSLDYYNSLMETVHLLRSPANAEHLNRSIEQFKSGKVTRRDLIDE, translated from the coding sequence ATGAGAATTGTGTCTTTTACACAAGCAAGAAACAGTTTGAAAGCGGTATTAGATTCTGTTGTTGATGACGCGGATACAGTGGTGATTACTCGCCGTGATTCAGAAGATGCTGTTGTAATGTCGCTAGACTACTACAACAGCCTGATGGAAACCGTGCACTTACTGCGCTCACCGGCGAATGCAGAGCATTTGAATCGCTCAATTGAACAATTCAAATCAGGTAAAGTAACTCGTAGAGACTTGATTGATGAGTAG
- a CDS encoding zinc ribbon domain-containing protein YjdM: MSCPPCSNCQSDFVYQDQSLMICPECGHEWNPTDVEEDDSVNVKDANGTPLAEGDKVTLIKDIKVKGTSMVLKIGTKAVIKRMKEAKDHQLDCKVDGAGDMMVTAEFVKKA, encoded by the coding sequence ATGTCCTGCCCACCTTGCTCCAACTGCCAGTCTGACTTTGTCTACCAGGATCAAAGCCTGATGATCTGCCCGGAATGCGGCCACGAATGGAACCCTACTGACGTGGAAGAGGACGACAGCGTCAACGTAAAAGACGCCAACGGCACCCCGCTCGCCGAGGGCGACAAGGTCACCCTGATCAAGGACATAAAAGTCAAAGGCACCTCGATGGTGCTCAAGATTGGCACCAAGGCGGTTATCAAGCGGATGAAAGAGGCCAAGGATCACCAGCTCGACTGCAAGGTCGATGGTGCGGGCGACATGATGGTCACCGCCGAGTTTGTCAAAAAGGCCTGA
- a CDS encoding pyridoxamine 5'-phosphate oxidase family protein: MDNPHPWAETLPLLYEHLWARLIRGVHDRHAPARHPVLATVSAQGVPQARTVVLRGADKSAATLTLYTDLHSAKVEELRASPLAALHVWDASAHLQTRIDASVTLLTGDDVSETWQQLPEHSRLAYSSDSAPGTPIADSLAYSKTPDQAAFAVLRLDIQAIDALHLGPDHRRARFTRADDWAGQWLVP; this comes from the coding sequence ATGGACAACCCCCACCCCTGGGCAGAAACACTACCGCTGCTTTATGAACACCTCTGGGCGCGTTTGATCCGGGGCGTGCATGACCGTCACGCCCCAGCACGCCATCCTGTACTGGCCACTGTCAGCGCGCAAGGGGTGCCGCAGGCCCGCACCGTGGTACTGCGCGGTGCTGACAAGTCGGCAGCCACGTTGACCCTTTATACCGATCTGCACTCCGCCAAGGTGGAAGAGCTGCGCGCCTCGCCGTTGGCAGCGCTGCACGTCTGGGATGCCTCGGCCCATCTTCAGACGCGGATTGACGCCAGCGTCACCCTGCTGACCGGCGACGACGTCAGCGAAACATGGCAGCAACTGCCTGAGCATTCGCGCCTTGCCTACAGCAGCGACTCAGCGCCGGGAACGCCGATTGCCGATTCGCTGGCCTATAGCAAAACCCCGGATCAGGCAGCCTTTGCCGTGCTGCGCCTGGATATTCAGGCCATAGACGCTCTGCACCTGGGGCCAGATCACCGTCGAGCCCGGTTCACTCGCGCTGATGACTGGGCAGGGCAATGGCTGGTGCCGTAA